In Uranotaenia lowii strain MFRU-FL chromosome 2, ASM2978415v1, whole genome shotgun sequence, one genomic interval encodes:
- the LOC129748251 gene encoding uncharacterized protein LOC129748251, whose product MVNSSINSLVEQNNRQVLINEAIDKRIQEITDITNQVLKIENEREKNHSIEINQLIILSNLDSLQNQVETLEEAILMAKHGIPSSKLLSMRDFAKISTFLQSHDVHINSFEELLSQSKAQVLLNKTHIIYMLKIPQMSKNVFEYDYIDSIIKNTKRIKINNNYIIRNLSHVYELTEPCEDRDDFYLCDDAKLDHANECIYKLATGKHSNCTFEKVYSEGLVKRINEDTILINNAIAEVSSNCTESSQVLTGSFIIQFGQCNLHINGEQYSNFELTVPGRTYFPTTGLRVNELHTIDAPPAEYLQNLTIEHRDKLEYLKDADQLQFFPLNSTSHQKKLKSKN is encoded by the exons ATGGTGAACTCTTCAATCAATTCCTTGGTTGAACAAAACAACAGGCAAGTTCTTATCAACGAAGCCATCGATAAGCGAATTCAAGAGATAACCGATATCACGAACCAAGTTCTAAAAATCGAGAACgagcgagaaaaaaatcattccattGAGATTAACCAACTGATAATTCTTTCAAACCTTGACTCCTTGCAGAATCAAGTGGAAACATTAGAAGAAGCTATTCTAATGGCCAAACATGGCATACCCAGCAGCAAGCTTTTATCTATGAGAGATTTTGCGAAAATTTCCACATTCCTACAAagtcatgatgttcatataaaTTCTTTTGAAGAATTATTGTCACAATCAAAAGCACAAGTTTTGTTAAACAAAACCCACATTATTTATATGCTTAAAATTCCACAGATGTCTAAAAATGTTTTCGAATATGATTACATTGattcaattattaaaaacacGAAGcgcataaaaattaacaataactaCATAATCAGAAATCTTTCACATGTCTACGAGTTGACGGAACCTTGTGAAGATCGAGATGATTTCTACCTATGTGATGACGCCAAGCTAGATCATGCCAACGAATGCATCTACAAACTCGCAACAGGTAAACATTCTAATTgtacttttgaaaaagtatatTCAGAAGGACTTGTGAAACGCATCAACGAAGACACCATCCTCATCAATAACGCTATAGCTGAAGTATCATCAAATTGTACTGAATCAAGCCAAGTACTTACCGGatcattcataattcaattTGGTCAATGCAATCTTCACATCAACGGAGAACAATATTCAAACTTCGAGTTAACCGTACCTGGAAGGACATATTTCCCAACAACTGGTCTTCGAGTCAACGAGCTTCATACCATAGATGCACCACCTGCGGAATATCTTCAGAACCTAACCATCGAACATCGAGACAAACTGGAGTACCTGAAG GACGCAGACcaacttcaattttttccattaaattcaacaagtcatcagaaaaaattgaaatcaaagaaTTAA